A stretch of Argiope bruennichi chromosome 10, qqArgBrue1.1, whole genome shotgun sequence DNA encodes these proteins:
- the LOC129988607 gene encoding speckle-type POZ protein-like, with product MTENRECFTFIWKIKNFGFCDGRTDSPEFIAPIPFGKLQLSFFTNSKIYDDCVACYIDIKSKAPESLQCRLNCELSFLDCDESVLVEFVTVNVDALTAKREEFYLSKKDQFICNYTLTIRCRIWNSEESISCFGETRIETECKTYIGTIKEFDSINPTQKYPVCMDSSSNARSLFSFNLSVSASGKLDIEVSPTKSEITLRRIFNIFILDKCKDKVKCGLGKFLGEKPLRISLTISKDFLIKYREQYLPMNQLTILCEEIFAEGKTTKEIEYVFDSQDNQKVISEAKRTDISFEEYHSEDLTSLKDDLISMFRGSILCDTKIKTGNAIFPAHITVLSARSPVFKSMFTTDMKEKTNHCVDIDDLDDDTVSRMLLFMYSDSLDDLEYESAKNLYYAADKYNIVSLKHRCSNLLKQKILIPNCCDILFLAEKHQDNDLKRVAHDYITKNDEEVFFSDEWKNFEKDHPQLAIEVFRSVYIQKKK from the coding sequence ATGACTGAAAATAGAGAATGTTTCACATTTATCTGGAAAATCAAGAATTTCGGCTTTTGTGATGGAAGGACAGACAGTCCAGAGTTCATTGCACCCATACCCTTTGGTAAGTTGCAGCTAAGCTTCTTtactaattctaaaatttatgacGATTGTGTCGCTtgttatattgatataaaatctaAAGCTCCTGAGTCCCTTCAGTGTAGATTAAATTGTGAACTTTCCTTTCTCGATTGTGATGAATCTGTTCTTGTTGAATTTGTTACCGTTAATGTAGATGCGCTGACTGCTAAAAGAGAAGAATTCTATTTGTCTAAGAAGGATCAGTTTATTTGTAACTATACCCTTACTATCCGCTGCAGGATATGGAATAGCGAGGAATCAATAAGCTGTTTTGGCGAGACCCGAATCGAAACTGAATGTAAAACTTATATCGGAACCATTAAAGAATTCGACAGTATAAATCCAACACAAAAATATCCAGTTTGTATGGATTCATCTTCAAATGCAAGATCACTCTTTTCCTTCAATCTCTCCGTCTCCGCCAGCGGTAAACTCGACATTGAAGTCTCTCCTACCAAGTCCGAAATAACTCTTcgcagaatatttaatatatttattttggataaatgTAAAGATAAAGTGAAATGCGGCCTGGGTAAATTTCTTGGTGAAAAGCCTCTCCGCATTTCTCTTACAATATCAAaagattttctaataaaatacagAGAACAGTATCTTCCGATGAATCAGCTTACCATTCTCTGTGAGGAGATTTTTGCTGAAGGTAAGacaacaaaagaaattgaatatgtatttgaTTCCCAAGACAATCAAAAAGTGATATCTGAAGCAAAACGTACCGATATATCTTTTGAAGAATATCACAGCGAAGACTTAACTTCTCTGAAGGATGATTTGATTTCTATGTTCAGAGGAAGCATTTTATGCGACACAAAAATCAAGACAGGAAATGCAATTTTTCCAGCCCACATAACTGTTTTAAGTGCTCGGTCTCCAGTTTTCAAATCTATGTTTACAACTGACATGAAAGAGAAAACAAACCACTGCGTTGATATCGATGACTTGGATGACGATACTGTGAGTCGAATGCTCTTGTTCATGTACTCTGACAGCTTGGATGATTTAGAATATGAGAGTGCCAAAAATTTATACTATGCAGCTGATAAATACAACATCGTTTCACTGAAGCACAGGTGTTCGAATCTCTTGAAGCAGAAAATCCTTATTCCGAACTGTTGCGATATTCTTTTTCTGGCTGAGAAACATCAAGACAACGATCTGAAAAGAGTTGCTCATGATTACATTACAAAAAACGATGAAGAGGTTTTTTTCTCTGATGAATGGAAAAATTTCGAGAAGGATCATCCCCAATTGGCAATAGAAGTTTTTCGCTCTGTGTACAtccaaaagaagaaatga